From the genome of Streptacidiphilus rugosus AM-16, one region includes:
- a CDS encoding NAD-dependent epimerase/dehydratase family protein: MGGNAPPHPRERRGRAVSRILVTGAAGAVGTLIRPRLARPGRILRLLDTVELEPAEAEEFVRASVTDPEAMERACADVDAVVHLGGISVEAPWRDILDVNINGTCTVFEAARRAGVPRVVFASSNHAVGYRTPDEYPLTAATPPLPDTYYGVSKAAGEALGALYHHRYGLDVVCVRIMTCCTEPPDARALSTWLSPDDCGRLLEACLTAPKPGYRIVYGVSRNTRGGWVSLDEARALGYEPADDAERHAAAVLAAHGEPPADDPVFAHVGGPFTAAEFDADRL; encoded by the coding sequence ATGGGCGGCAACGCACCACCCCACCCGCGAGAGCGAAGAGGGAGAGCCGTGTCCCGCATCCTGGTCACCGGCGCGGCAGGCGCCGTCGGCACGCTGATCCGCCCGCGGCTGGCCCGGCCCGGCCGGATCCTTCGACTGCTCGACACCGTGGAACTGGAGCCGGCCGAGGCGGAGGAGTTCGTGCGGGCCTCGGTCACCGACCCCGAGGCGATGGAGCGGGCCTGCGCGGACGTCGACGCCGTCGTCCACCTGGGCGGGATCTCGGTGGAGGCGCCCTGGCGGGACATTCTCGACGTCAACATCAACGGGACCTGCACCGTCTTCGAGGCCGCCCGCCGGGCGGGCGTGCCACGGGTGGTCTTCGCCTCCTCCAACCACGCAGTCGGTTACCGCACCCCTGACGAGTACCCGCTCACCGCGGCCACGCCGCCGCTGCCGGACACCTACTACGGCGTCTCCAAGGCCGCCGGGGAGGCGCTCGGCGCGCTCTACCACCACCGCTACGGCCTGGACGTCGTCTGCGTCCGGATCATGACCTGCTGCACCGAGCCGCCCGACGCCCGGGCCCTGTCCACCTGGCTTTCGCCGGACGACTGCGGCCGCCTGCTGGAGGCCTGCCTCACCGCGCCGAAGCCCGGCTACCGGATCGTCTACGGCGTCTCGCGGAACACCCGCGGCGGCTGGGTCTCCCTGGACGAGGCCCGCGCGCTCGGCTACGAGCCGGCCGACGACGCCGAGCGGCACGCCGCGGCCGTCCTCGCCGCACACGGCGAGCCGCCCGCCGACGATCCGGTCTTCGCCCACGTGGGCGGACCGTTCACCGCGGCCGAGTTCGACGCCGACCGGCTGTGA
- a CDS encoding 5-dehydro-4-deoxyglucarate dehydratase: MTQKGSAPVTALPSASLPRRLDGLLFFPVTAFDRDGAFDPDGYRAHLEARLADGPAAVFAACGTGEFPALAPAEYERCLRVAVETTAGRVPVVGGSGYGTALALEYARAAERAGADGLLVLPPYSAEIGQEGLLRHYTALAEGTRLDLVLYQRDQVAFTPDTVARLAALPGIAGFKDGRGDLDLMLRIVSAVRSSGAEDFLFFNGMPTAEMTQQAYRAIGVPLYSSAIFCFAPDLALAFHRALEKDDTATLATLTEVFLRPYVELRRLRPGYAVSLVKAATRAVGHPVGQVRAPLTEPEPEHLDTLLTLVDRAREALR, translated from the coding sequence ATGACCCAGAAGGGATCCGCGCCCGTGACCGCACTCCCCTCCGCCTCCCTGCCGCGACGGCTCGACGGTCTGCTCTTCTTCCCCGTGACCGCCTTCGACCGCGACGGCGCCTTCGATCCTGACGGCTACCGGGCGCATCTGGAGGCCAGGCTCGCCGACGGACCTGCGGCCGTCTTCGCCGCGTGCGGCACCGGCGAGTTCCCCGCCCTGGCCCCCGCCGAGTACGAGCGGTGCCTGCGGGTCGCGGTGGAGACCACCGCCGGCCGGGTGCCGGTCGTCGGCGGCTCCGGCTACGGCACGGCGCTCGCGCTGGAGTACGCCCGCGCCGCCGAACGGGCGGGCGCCGACGGCCTGTTGGTGCTGCCGCCGTACAGCGCGGAGATCGGTCAGGAGGGGCTGCTGCGGCACTACACCGCACTGGCCGAAGGCACCCGCCTGGACCTGGTGCTCTACCAGCGCGACCAGGTGGCCTTCACCCCGGACACCGTCGCACGGCTGGCGGCCCTGCCCGGGATCGCCGGCTTCAAGGACGGCCGCGGCGACCTCGACCTGATGCTGCGCATCGTCAGCGCGGTCCGCAGCTCGGGGGCGGAGGACTTCCTCTTCTTCAACGGCATGCCGACCGCCGAGATGACCCAGCAGGCCTACCGGGCGATCGGGGTCCCGCTCTACTCTTCCGCGATCTTCTGCTTCGCCCCCGATCTGGCCCTCGCCTTCCACCGCGCACTGGAGAAGGACGACACGGCGACGCTGGCCACCCTGACCGAGGTCTTCCTGCGCCCCTATGTCGAGCTCCGTCGGCTCCGTCCCGGCTACGCGGTGTCCCTGGTCAAGGCCGCGACCCGGGCCGTCGGCCATCCGGTGGGCCAGGTCCGCGCGCCGCTCACCGAGCCCGAACCCGAACATCTGGACACCCTGCTGACCCTGGTGGACCGGGCCAGGGAAGCCCTGCGGTGA
- a CDS encoding 3'-5' exonuclease has translation MDSTWSEHLVNVVDVEATCWAGDAPPGAVGEIIEIGLTVVDLDAGERIARRGILVRPDRSTVSAFCTELTGLTQDRVDQGLGFAEACRLLAAEHHAGSRPWVSWGDYDRHQFTRQCQATGVPYPFGRRHTNAKAVFTEAYGLRKRPGMARALEIAGRPLEGRHHRGGDDAWNIAGLVLHLSGRDAWPPRRTGATRSSAPV, from the coding sequence ATGGACAGCACCTGGTCGGAGCACCTCGTCAACGTCGTGGACGTCGAAGCGACCTGCTGGGCGGGGGACGCGCCGCCCGGCGCGGTCGGCGAGATCATCGAGATCGGGCTGACCGTCGTCGACCTGGACGCGGGCGAGCGGATCGCCCGCCGCGGGATCCTGGTGCGGCCCGACCGCTCCACCGTCAGCGCGTTCTGCACGGAGCTGACCGGCCTCACGCAGGACCGGGTGGACCAGGGGCTCGGCTTCGCCGAGGCGTGCCGGCTGCTGGCGGCCGAGCACCACGCGGGCTCCCGGCCGTGGGTCAGCTGGGGCGACTACGACCGCCACCAGTTCACCCGGCAGTGTCAGGCCACCGGAGTGCCCTATCCCTTCGGGCGCCGTCACACCAACGCCAAGGCGGTCTTCACCGAGGCTTACGGGCTGCGCAAGCGCCCCGGCATGGCACGGGCCCTGGAGATCGCCGGGCGACCGCTGGAGGGCCGCCACCACCGGGGCGGGGACGACGCGTGGAACATCGCCGGACTGGTCCTCCACCTTTCCGGACGCGACGCCTGGCCGCCCCGCCGGACCGGCGCGACCAGGAGTTCCGCTCCGGTCTGA
- a CDS encoding glucarate dehydratase family protein, translating into MSLSSVHVHERRKGQPVRTPKVTEVVVTPVAVVDPPLLNASGVHQPYQLRAIVELRTDAGLVGLGETYGDDPVLANLRAAAPALVGLDVFDLNGLALRVARALGSVTVDTPTDLIGVASREKSVAQTAGAFEVACYDVQGKATGLRVCDLLGGAVRESVPFSAYLFYRWATHPEGAAPEGFPDDDWGQALDAEGIVAQARRLVDAYGFRSLKLKGGVFAPEEEVEAVVALREAFPDHPLRLDPNANWSVRTAQRIAPRLEGLLEYLEDPTAGNPGMAAVARATSLPLATNMCVTSFEEVPEAAALGSVAVVLTDHHYWGGFRATQRLSGICQTFGWGMSMHSNTHLGISLAAMTHLAAATPALDYACDTHSPWQREDLVRPGALRWSGGSLTVPSGPGLGVELDRDALARLHRQYLDCGIRHRDDQVGMVLADPTWVRKSPRY; encoded by the coding sequence ATGTCACTGTCTTCCGTTCATGTACATGAACGCCGAAAGGGGCAGCCGGTGCGTACGCCCAAGGTCACCGAGGTCGTCGTCACTCCCGTCGCCGTGGTCGATCCGCCCCTGCTGAACGCCTCCGGCGTGCACCAGCCGTACCAGCTGCGGGCGATCGTCGAACTCCGCACGGACGCCGGTCTGGTGGGCCTGGGGGAGACCTACGGCGACGACCCCGTCCTCGCCAACCTGCGGGCCGCCGCCCCGGCCCTCGTCGGGCTCGACGTGTTCGATCTCAACGGCCTCGCGCTGCGCGTGGCGCGGGCGTTGGGCTCGGTCACGGTGGACACGCCCACCGACCTGATCGGCGTGGCCTCGCGGGAGAAGTCCGTGGCGCAGACGGCCGGCGCCTTCGAGGTGGCCTGCTACGACGTCCAGGGAAAGGCGACCGGCCTGCGCGTCTGCGACCTGCTCGGCGGGGCGGTGCGGGAGTCGGTGCCGTTCAGCGCCTACCTGTTCTACCGCTGGGCGACGCACCCCGAGGGCGCCGCGCCCGAGGGATTCCCTGACGACGACTGGGGCCAGGCGCTGGACGCCGAGGGCATCGTCGCCCAGGCGCGACGCCTGGTGGACGCCTACGGCTTCCGCTCGCTCAAGCTCAAGGGCGGCGTGTTCGCGCCCGAGGAGGAGGTGGAGGCCGTCGTCGCACTGCGGGAGGCCTTCCCCGACCACCCGCTGCGACTCGACCCCAACGCCAACTGGTCGGTGCGGACCGCCCAGCGGATCGCCCCGCGGCTGGAGGGTCTGCTGGAGTACCTGGAGGACCCGACCGCGGGCAACCCCGGCATGGCGGCCGTCGCCCGCGCCACCTCGCTGCCGCTGGCGACCAACATGTGCGTCACCTCCTTCGAGGAGGTGCCGGAGGCGGCCGCGCTCGGTTCGGTCGCGGTCGTGCTGACCGACCACCACTACTGGGGCGGCTTCCGGGCCACCCAGCGGCTGTCCGGCATCTGCCAGACCTTCGGCTGGGGCATGTCGATGCACTCCAACACCCACCTGGGCATCTCCCTTGCGGCCATGACCCATCTGGCGGCCGCCACCCCCGCGCTGGACTACGCCTGCGACACCCACTCGCCCTGGCAGCGCGAGGACCTGGTCCGACCGGGCGCGCTGCGCTGGTCCGGCGGCTCCCTCACGGTCCCCAGCGGCCCGGGCCTGGGCGTCGAGCTGGACCGCGACGCCCTCGCCCGGCTCCACCGCCAGTACCTCGACTGCGGGATCCGCCACCGCGACGACCAGGTCGGCATGGTGCTGGCCGATCCGACCTGGGTGCGGAAGTCTCCCCGCTACTGA
- a CDS encoding IclR family transcriptional regulator — protein sequence MALPTPAASAGANVKSAVRTVELLEFFAGRPGLHSLAEVQEALGYPKSSLYMLLRTLVELGWVETDLTSTRYGIGMRALLVGTAYIDGDEVVAATRPVLDRLADETTETIHLARLDGTDVVYLATRASQHYLRPFTRVGRRLPAYATSLGKALLATCTDAEVERLLPERLEPLTDHTHTSRSALIEDLHVIRERGYAMDREENTVGLCCFAVDIPYRTPSRDAVSCSVPVARLTPGREQMIRDALLAARQRLALATRHL from the coding sequence ATGGCGCTGCCGACCCCCGCCGCATCCGCCGGAGCCAACGTCAAGTCCGCCGTGCGCACGGTCGAGCTCCTGGAGTTCTTCGCCGGGCGGCCGGGGCTGCACAGCCTGGCGGAGGTGCAGGAGGCGCTGGGCTACCCCAAGAGCAGCCTGTACATGCTGCTGCGCACCCTGGTCGAGCTCGGCTGGGTGGAGACCGACCTGACGAGCACCCGCTACGGCATCGGCATGCGGGCGCTGCTGGTCGGCACGGCCTACATCGACGGCGACGAGGTGGTCGCCGCGACCCGCCCGGTCCTGGACCGGCTGGCCGACGAGACCACCGAGACCATCCACCTGGCCCGCCTGGACGGCACCGACGTGGTCTATCTGGCCACCCGTGCCTCCCAGCACTACCTGCGCCCCTTCACCCGGGTCGGCCGGAGGCTGCCGGCCTACGCGACCTCGCTCGGCAAGGCCCTGCTCGCCACCTGCACCGACGCCGAGGTGGAGCGACTGCTGCCGGAGCGGCTCGAGCCCCTGACCGACCACACCCACACCAGCAGGTCCGCGCTGATCGAGGACCTGCACGTGATCCGGGAGCGCGGTTACGCCATGGACCGCGAGGAGAACACGGTGGGTCTCTGCTGTTTCGCCGTCGACATCCCCTACCGGACCCCGTCGCGCGACGCGGTCAGCTGCTCGGTCCCGGTCGCCCGCCTCACGCCGGGCCGCGAGCAGATGATCCGCGACGCGCTGCTCGCCGCCCGCCAGCGGCTGGCGCTGGCGACCCGGCACCTGTAG
- a CDS encoding serine/threonine-protein kinase: MDQLIAGDPASIGPYRLIARLGAGGMGLVYLGRSDVGRTVAVKVVQAEHAQHPEFRSRFAREVEAARRVGGHWTAAVLDADTGAATPWVATQYIPGPDLQTVVKKDFGPLPEHSVRVLANRLALALQAVHAAGLVHRDLKPSNVLVTVDGPRVIDFGIARAMDTLLGTSLATSTGMLLGSPGFMSPEQVRGLELTGASDVFCLGAVLVHAATGRLLFGAGSSGLNAHLFRIAEEEADLSGVPDSLVGLVAECLRKDPAERPTPQQIADRTAHATADEEWLPGPVLAQLGRHAAQLLDFAPAAPPTAPPADAPAAPVVPPQHQPVPPQLQPQEPLRLPQAQPLVPDHYGHLPQPSPQPWAAPPGPRRRRRRRDSSGGYPASTRGPGPGPRHRSGPRTGRRRIRAAGAASWWSRWPS; this comes from the coding sequence GTGGACCAACTGATCGCGGGGGATCCGGCATCCATCGGCCCGTACCGACTCATCGCACGGCTGGGCGCAGGCGGCATGGGCCTGGTGTACCTGGGCCGTTCCGACGTCGGACGGACCGTCGCCGTGAAGGTGGTCCAGGCCGAACACGCCCAGCACCCCGAGTTCCGCAGCAGGTTCGCCCGCGAGGTGGAGGCCGCCCGACGCGTGGGCGGGCACTGGACCGCCGCCGTGCTCGACGCGGACACGGGTGCGGCCACCCCCTGGGTGGCGACGCAGTACATCCCCGGACCCGACCTGCAGACGGTGGTGAAGAAGGACTTCGGCCCGCTGCCCGAGCACTCGGTCCGGGTCCTCGCCAACCGTCTGGCCCTGGCCCTCCAGGCCGTGCACGCCGCGGGCCTGGTCCACCGCGACCTGAAGCCGTCCAACGTCCTGGTCACCGTCGACGGACCGCGCGTCATCGACTTCGGGATCGCCCGGGCGATGGACACCCTGCTCGGCACCAGCCTGGCGACCAGCACCGGCATGCTGCTCGGCTCGCCGGGCTTCATGTCCCCCGAGCAGGTGCGCGGCCTCGAACTCACCGGCGCGAGCGACGTGTTCTGCCTCGGCGCGGTGCTCGTCCACGCGGCCACCGGCCGCCTGCTCTTCGGCGCGGGCAGCAGCGGGCTCAACGCCCACCTGTTCCGGATCGCGGAGGAGGAGGCGGACCTGTCCGGGGTGCCGGACTCGCTGGTCGGCCTGGTCGCCGAGTGCCTGCGCAAGGACCCGGCCGAGCGGCCGACCCCGCAGCAGATCGCCGACCGGACCGCGCACGCGACGGCGGACGAGGAGTGGCTCCCCGGTCCCGTGCTGGCCCAACTGGGGAGGCATGCCGCCCAGTTGCTTGACTTCGCGCCCGCCGCGCCACCCACCGCGCCACCTGCGGACGCGCCCGCCGCGCCGGTCGTGCCGCCGCAGCACCAGCCCGTCCCGCCGCAGCTCCAACCGCAGGAGCCCCTGCGCCTGCCGCAGGCGCAGCCGCTGGTCCCGGACCACTACGGGCATCTGCCGCAGCCCTCGCCCCAGCCGTGGGCCGCGCCGCCCGGCCCCCGCCGCAGGCGCCGCCGGCGGGACAGTTCGGGGGGCTACCCGGCCAGTACCCGCGGGCCTGGTCCGGGGCCGAGGCACAGGTCGGGCCCGAGGACGGGCCGCCGCCGCATCCGCGCCGCTGGGGCGGCCTCCTGGTGGTCGCGCTGGCCCAGCTGA
- a CDS encoding MFS transporter, whose product MVALAQLTVLAGATASNIAVPTIVRDLHMSSGDTALVSTLYLLGFGALLFAGGHVADHVGRRTTLVVGLLGFALASAIAGLAPGFPVLAGARLLQGGAAALVSAAGLALVSTGFTDPKERGRAFAVYGAIVAGGSTLGLLTGGWLVEELSWRMCFFVAVPVAAVAVVGAFTLLPEHRGPSGVRPDPVGLLLGCLGLAAVLGGVNQAPSHGWTAPLTLVPTAIGVALLAGLACWLTASGGSSMLPHPFRDRNRVGSLLALTLAGAGLLVLLTALTYCLQQTFGYTLLGTGAAFLPMVAAITAAAALGSTGPLRGLAPGFTVAGGLLLAAIGTALLTTLQPQTGYVTGILPGLVLAGLGIGLAWPSILATATAGSPDRFAGALGATVTATQQLGTALGAAFFAAYLTGRTRDLNGHLNQVPTPSAIPRLFLQFCTDALWWATGGLVLAAVLAAVLATGRSGRADS is encoded by the coding sequence GTGGTCGCGCTGGCCCAGCTGACGGTGCTCGCGGGCGCGACCGCCTCCAACATCGCCGTTCCGACCATCGTCCGCGATCTGCACATGTCCAGCGGCGACACGGCGCTGGTGTCCACCCTCTACCTGCTCGGCTTCGGCGCCCTGCTCTTCGCGGGAGGGCACGTCGCGGACCACGTCGGACGCCGGACCACCCTGGTCGTCGGGCTGCTCGGCTTCGCCCTGGCCTCCGCGATCGCCGGACTGGCCCCCGGCTTCCCGGTCCTGGCCGGCGCCCGGCTGCTGCAGGGAGGTGCGGCGGCGCTGGTCAGCGCGGCCGGGCTCGCCCTGGTGAGCACCGGATTCACCGATCCGAAGGAGCGGGGCCGGGCCTTCGCGGTCTACGGCGCGATCGTCGCGGGCGGCTCGACCCTGGGGCTGCTCACCGGCGGCTGGCTGGTGGAAGAGCTCAGCTGGCGCATGTGCTTCTTCGTCGCGGTCCCGGTCGCCGCCGTCGCCGTGGTCGGCGCGTTCACCCTGCTGCCGGAACACCGGGGCCCATCCGGCGTCCGCCCGGATCCGGTCGGCCTGCTGTTGGGCTGCCTCGGGCTCGCCGCCGTCCTGGGCGGCGTCAACCAGGCGCCCTCGCACGGCTGGACCGCCCCGCTCACTCTCGTCCCCACCGCGATCGGCGTCGCCCTGCTCGCGGGCCTGGCGTGCTGGCTGACGGCGTCGGGCGGATCCTCCATGCTGCCCCATCCGTTCCGGGACAGGAACCGCGTCGGCTCCCTGCTCGCCCTCACGCTCGCGGGCGCGGGCCTGCTGGTCCTGCTCACCGCCCTGACGTACTGCCTGCAGCAGACGTTCGGCTACACCCTGCTGGGAACCGGAGCCGCCTTCCTGCCGATGGTCGCCGCGATCACGGCGGCCGCCGCCCTCGGATCGACCGGACCGCTCCGCGGCCTGGCCCCCGGATTCACCGTCGCGGGGGGTCTGCTGCTCGCAGCGATCGGGACGGCGCTGCTGACCACCCTCCAGCCGCAGACCGGCTACGTCACCGGGATACTGCCCGGCCTGGTCCTGGCGGGCCTCGGCATCGGCCTGGCCTGGCCGTCGATCCTCGCGACGGCGACCGCCGGAAGCCCCGACCGCTTCGCCGGAGCGCTCGGGGCGACCGTGACCGCCACCCAGCAACTCGGCACGGCGCTCGGCGCGGCCTTCTTCGCCGCCTACCTGACCGGCCGGACCAGGGACCTGAACGGGCACCTGAACCAGGTCCCGACCCCGAGCGCGATCCCGAGACTCTTCCTCCAGTTCTGCACCGACGCCCTCTGGTGGGCGACGGGCGGCCTGGTGCTCGCCGCCGTCCTCGCCGCCGTGCTGGCCACCGGCAGGAGCGGTAGGGCCGACTCCTGA
- a CDS encoding 4-hydroxybenzoate 3-monooxygenase, translating to MVVLGAGPAGLVLGNLLLAAGVDCVILERAERGDLASRARAGFLGAETVRILDRHGLAEGLHRHGRPHAVCEFRSEDGRFRLDYAGLGRGDRHTVYPQQDLVADLLAQYLDAGGRVRFGTEARAVLGADGDRPTVEARGADGRPERWRPRYVAGCDGRHGAARRSLPPQAVRRRHRDHGVSWLALLAEAPPSLDAVGYAVHERGFAGHMARTPEVTRYYLQWQPGEAAGSWSEERIWDELALRMRAADYGPLRRGRIVQRTVVDLESDVLEPLRHGSLFLAGDAASLLSPSAAKGANLAVLEAELLALALVDDLVHGDPAGLDSYSAACLDHVWRAQEFSHWMIQLLHTPRGTGGAGGEGTGETLFHDALRRSRLQSLRTSRTHQDWFAENYVGL from the coding sequence GTGGTGGTCCTCGGCGCGGGACCGGCCGGGCTGGTGCTGGGCAACCTGCTCCTGGCGGCCGGGGTCGACTGCGTCATCCTGGAGCGCGCGGAGCGCGGCGACCTGGCGAGCCGGGCGCGCGCCGGGTTCCTCGGCGCGGAGACGGTGCGGATCCTCGACCGCCACGGACTGGCCGAGGGTCTGCACCGGCACGGGAGGCCGCACGCCGTCTGCGAGTTCCGCAGCGAGGACGGCCGGTTCCGGCTGGACTACGCGGGCCTCGGGCGCGGCGACCGGCACACCGTCTATCCGCAGCAGGACCTGGTCGCCGATCTGCTGGCCCAGTACCTGGACGCGGGCGGACGGGTGCGGTTCGGGACCGAGGCCCGCGCCGTGCTCGGCGCGGACGGCGACCGGCCCACGGTCGAGGCGCGCGGTGCGGACGGCCGCCCGGAACGCTGGCGGCCCAGATACGTCGCCGGATGCGACGGCCGGCACGGCGCGGCACGACGCTCGCTGCCGCCGCAGGCGGTCCGCCGCCGCCACCGGGACCACGGCGTCTCCTGGCTCGCCCTGCTCGCCGAGGCCCCGCCGAGCCTGGACGCCGTCGGCTACGCGGTGCACGAGCGGGGCTTCGCCGGACACATGGCCCGCACCCCCGAGGTCACCCGCTACTACCTGCAGTGGCAGCCGGGAGAGGCGGCCGGGTCCTGGTCCGAGGAGCGGATCTGGGACGAGCTGGCGCTGCGGATGCGCGCCGCCGACTACGGCCCGCTGCGCCGCGGACGGATCGTCCAACGCACGGTCGTGGACCTGGAGTCGGACGTGCTGGAGCCGCTACGGCACGGCTCGCTGTTCCTGGCCGGCGATGCCGCGAGCCTGCTCAGTCCCTCCGCCGCCAAGGGCGCGAACCTCGCCGTCCTGGAGGCGGAACTGCTCGCCCTGGCCCTGGTGGACGACCTCGTCCACGGCGACCCCGCCGGGCTGGACAGCTACTCGGCCGCCTGTCTGGACCACGTGTGGCGGGCCCAGGAGTTCTCGCACTGGATGATCCAACTGCTGCACACCCCGCGGGGAACCGGCGGAGCGGGCGGCGAAGGCACTGGCGAAACGTTGTTTCACGACGCCCTGCGGCGCAGCCGGCTCCAGTCGCTGCGCACCTCCCGCACCCATCAGGACTGGTTCGCCGAGAACTACGTCGGCCTGTGA
- a CDS encoding methyltransferase produces the protein MTTTLPSDAARLRATVDFVKVQDTSGLLPLLLPGLDALELRSLVDRCHFSHAALLVFPASAEALRAQLADCGLAPDTAAQPSVVVRDRLASRHRRDAAGLDVRILRPPVPGPRGEHRTVEVFALTVPPGSSLAPVADHERIGQHEAHLAFEVENPDPLVLHGLRALLGRHGAVADGGGYNPHEDGTVFYFTAPKDSKAGYGRVELYAAGDHRDVLADHLREHGARQPAETLLRLMTGAWTTQALAAFAELRAADALDAAAETAPEALAVALAVDPESLTRLLRYLAMLGVVAEGRAGFRLTPLGELLRSRTPGSMRPLALMYGGPFYRSFAGLGHTVRTGEVAFERIFGENHFDHFARDPELAELFDQSMAASSRLFEPLAAHPVVTAAGRAPAPATIVDIAGGNGELLGRLLGAHPRLRGVLLERPHAVAAARRSLDAAGLGARCTYLAGDFADVPPDAEVYVLSRVLHDWDDDRCREILRHCARAMPAHADLLIVERVLPADGAPSLATAWDLHMMCNVGGQERRSDHYARLLADAGLALVGHASLPLDGSVLHARRTTASAGGPPAAGPARREPEAAR, from the coding sequence ATGACGACGACGCTCCCCTCCGACGCGGCCCGCCTTCGGGCCACGGTCGACTTCGTCAAGGTTCAGGACACCTCCGGGCTGCTCCCCCTGCTGCTGCCCGGGCTGGACGCACTGGAACTGCGGTCCCTGGTGGACCGCTGCCACTTCTCGCACGCCGCGCTGCTCGTCTTCCCCGCCTCGGCGGAGGCGCTGCGCGCCCAACTGGCCGACTGCGGGCTGGCCCCGGACACGGCCGCCCAGCCGAGCGTCGTCGTCCGCGACCGGCTCGCCTCGCGGCACCGGCGCGACGCCGCCGGTCTGGACGTGCGCATCCTGCGCCCGCCGGTGCCAGGACCGCGCGGTGAGCACCGCACCGTGGAGGTCTTCGCGCTGACCGTGCCGCCAGGCTCCTCGCTCGCCCCCGTGGCCGACCACGAACGGATCGGCCAGCACGAGGCCCATCTCGCCTTCGAGGTGGAGAACCCCGACCCGCTCGTGCTGCACGGCCTGCGGGCGCTGCTCGGCCGCCACGGCGCCGTCGCCGACGGCGGGGGCTACAACCCGCACGAGGACGGCACGGTGTTCTACTTCACCGCGCCGAAGGACTCGAAGGCCGGGTACGGGCGGGTGGAGCTCTACGCGGCCGGCGACCACAGGGACGTGCTGGCGGACCATCTGAGGGAGCACGGCGCGCGGCAGCCGGCGGAAACGCTTCTGCGTCTGATGACCGGGGCCTGGACCACGCAGGCTCTGGCCGCCTTCGCCGAGCTGCGGGCGGCCGACGCCCTGGACGCCGCGGCGGAGACGGCTCCTGAAGCCCTGGCCGTGGCCCTCGCCGTCGATCCGGAGAGCCTGACCCGGCTGCTGCGCTACCTGGCGATGCTGGGCGTGGTGGCCGAGGGCCGCGCGGGCTTCCGGCTCACCCCGCTCGGCGAGCTGTTGCGCAGCCGCACCCCCGGCTCGATGCGGCCGCTGGCCCTGATGTACGGCGGCCCGTTCTACCGGTCCTTCGCCGGCCTGGGGCACACGGTGCGGACCGGCGAGGTCGCCTTCGAGCGGATCTTCGGCGAGAACCACTTCGACCACTTCGCCCGGGACCCCGAACTCGCCGAGCTGTTCGACCAGTCGATGGCCGCGAGTTCACGGCTCTTCGAACCGCTCGCCGCCCACCCGGTCGTCACCGCCGCGGGCCGTGCGCCCGCCCCCGCCACGATCGTCGACATCGCCGGCGGCAACGGCGAACTGCTCGGCCGCCTGCTGGGCGCGCACCCGCGGCTGCGGGGCGTGCTGCTGGAGCGGCCGCACGCCGTCGCAGCCGCACGACGCTCCCTCGACGCCGCCGGACTCGGCGCCCGGTGCACCTACCTGGCCGGCGACTTCGCCGACGTCCCGCCGGACGCCGAGGTCTACGTCCTCTCCCGGGTGCTGCACGACTGGGACGACGACCGCTGCCGGGAGATCCTGCGGCACTGCGCCCGCGCCATGCCCGCCCACGCCGACCTGCTGATCGTCGAGCGCGTCCTTCCGGCCGACGGCGCCCCCTCGCTGGCCACCGCCTGGGACCTGCACATGATGTGCAACGTCGGCGGCCAGGAGCGACGCAGCGACCACTACGCCCGGCTGCTCGCCGACGCGGGCCTGGCCCTCGTCGGACACGCCTCGCTCCCCCTCGACGGCAGCGTGCTGCACGCCCGCAGGACTACGGCGTCGGCGGGCGGCCCGCCCGCTGCCGGCCCGGCGCGCCGGGAGCCGGAAGCGGCTCGATGA